In Sebaldella termitidis ATCC 33386, one DNA window encodes the following:
- a CDS encoding aspartate kinase: MIIVHKYGGSSVATTDKIIEIAKYLGEVKDQGHDVIVVVSAMGKRTDALISLAKEITKDPDKRELDRLMSTGEQTTIALLAIALKSLGYDAISLTGVQAGIKTSGFHTKNVIDSVDNNKINDLLKEGKIVIVAGFQGVNSRGDVTTLGRGGSDTSAVALAAALDARCEIYTDVDGIYSIDPRVYKEAKKLPLISYDEMMELAYLGAGVMEPRAVELGKKYGVEIYVGKSLGEKNGTIICAEEKCMEKKLITGISINENTAMVNIENIPTYAKNVYIVFNSAEKNGVNIDMISQNDVTASHGSMAFTCPKTDETALERTITEIKEALPDIKPEINKDVVKISLVGIGMISNIGIASRVFKILAENSISFHQVSTSEISISLIINGEDKEKVAVLLSKEFEI, encoded by the coding sequence TTGATAATCGTACATAAATACGGCGGTAGTTCTGTAGCGACTACTGATAAAATAATAGAAATAGCCAAATATTTGGGAGAGGTAAAAGATCAGGGACATGACGTGATAGTAGTGGTTTCGGCTATGGGAAAAAGAACTGATGCATTGATAAGTCTTGCCAAGGAGATAACAAAGGATCCGGATAAAAGAGAACTGGACAGACTCATGTCCACGGGAGAACAGACTACAATTGCACTTCTTGCCATAGCATTGAAAAGCTTAGGTTATGATGCGATTTCTCTTACAGGTGTACAGGCGGGAATAAAAACATCAGGCTTTCATACCAAAAATGTCATTGATTCAGTGGATAACAATAAAATAAATGATTTGCTGAAAGAAGGAAAAATAGTAATAGTAGCAGGTTTTCAGGGAGTTAATTCACGAGGTGATGTTACTACGCTGGGAAGAGGCGGGTCTGATACGTCGGCAGTGGCTCTTGCAGCGGCTTTAGATGCCAGATGTGAAATATATACTGATGTGGACGGGATATATTCCATAGATCCGAGAGTATATAAAGAAGCAAAGAAGCTTCCTTTGATTTCATATGATGAAATGATGGAGCTGGCATATCTCGGCGCAGGAGTAATGGAGCCCAGAGCTGTGGAACTCGGAAAGAAATACGGAGTGGAAATTTATGTAGGAAAATCATTGGGAGAAAAAAACGGAACTATAATATGTGCAGAGGAGAAATGTATGGAAAAGAAGCTGATCACAGGTATTTCTATAAATGAAAATACTGCGATGGTAAACATAGAAAATATACCAACTTATGCAAAAAATGTCTATATAGTATTTAATTCAGCAGAAAAAAACGGTGTAAATATAGATATGATAAGTCAGAATGATGTAACTGCCAGTCACGGCAGCATGGCATTTACATGTCCGAAGACCGACGAAACTGCACTTGAAAGAACAATAACGGAAATAAAAGAGGCACTTCCTGACATAAAGCCGGAGATTAACAAAGATGTAGTGAAAATCTCACTGGTCGGTATAGGAATGATCAGTAATATAGGTATAGCATCAAGAGTCTTTAAGATACTTGCAGAAAACAGCATAAGCTTTCATCAGGTTTCTACTTCCGAAATAAGCATTTCTTTAATTATTAACGGAGAAGACAAAGAAAAAGTAGCGGTTCTGCTTTCAAAAGAATTTGAAATATAA
- the lysA gene encoding diaminopimelate decarboxylase: protein MKLFGTSKINERGNLEIGGIDTEKLTEEFGTPLYVMDQKLIEDTIDIMKEAFVSERFNTQIAYAGKAFLTTGMVNLVNKKGLDLDVVSAGELYTAVKAGFPMERIHMHGNNKSDEELNMAIEYGIKEIVIDNEDEIEKIERICREKNKKQAVLLRIDPGIEAHTHEYIKTSGLTSKFGVSLFQENLFDIVKRLDDSEFIEFKGFHTHIGSQIFQSAFFIFALDEIFKYLSKLKEELGIAVETVNMGGGFGVYYAEGDQPPKLDELLKEVITYTEAMEIKYRIGFKNLYIEPGRSIVANAGTTLYTVGGIKETVGGKTYVFVDGGMADNIRPALYQAKYEAGIINKLKDEDRKEITLAGKFCESGDVLIGNAKLQNAEVGDIIAVPTTGAYCYSMSSNYNRFAKPALVFVKDGQAKLAVKRETLDDLVRNDIIFEL from the coding sequence ATGAAATTATTCGGAACATCAAAAATTAACGAAAGAGGAAATCTTGAAATCGGAGGGATAGATACTGAAAAGCTTACAGAGGAATTCGGCACACCGCTTTATGTAATGGATCAAAAACTTATTGAAGATACTATTGATATAATGAAGGAAGCTTTTGTATCAGAAAGATTCAATACACAGATAGCTTATGCAGGAAAGGCATTTCTTACCACAGGAATGGTAAATCTTGTTAACAAAAAGGGTCTGGATCTTGATGTAGTATCTGCGGGAGAATTATATACAGCTGTAAAAGCGGGATTTCCCATGGAGAGAATACATATGCACGGGAATAACAAGTCTGATGAAGAATTGAATATGGCAATAGAATATGGAATAAAAGAAATAGTTATAGATAATGAAGATGAAATAGAAAAAATAGAAAGAATATGCAGAGAAAAAAATAAAAAGCAGGCGGTGCTTTTGAGAATAGATCCAGGAATTGAGGCACATACACACGAGTATATAAAAACCTCAGGTCTGACTTCAAAATTCGGGGTTTCATTATTTCAGGAGAATCTTTTTGATATAGTAAAAAGACTTGATGACAGTGAATTTATTGAATTTAAAGGATTTCATACCCATATAGGATCACAGATTTTTCAGTCAGCATTCTTTATATTTGCACTTGATGAAATATTCAAATATCTTAGCAAGCTGAAAGAAGAACTGGGAATAGCAGTAGAAACTGTAAATATGGGCGGAGGCTTCGGAGTTTATTATGCTGAGGGAGACCAGCCGCCAAAGCTTGACGAGCTTCTAAAGGAAGTAATTACATATACTGAAGCTATGGAAATTAAATACAGAATAGGATTCAAAAATCTTTATATAGAACCGGGAAGAAGTATAGTTGCAAATGCCGGTACAACATTGTATACTGTAGGAGGAATTAAAGAAACTGTGGGCGGAAAAACATATGTTTTTGTTGACGGCGGAATGGCTGATAATATAAGACCTGCTTTATATCAGGCAAAATATGAAGCCGGAATAATAAATAAGCTGAAAGATGAAGACAGAAAAGAGATAACTCTTGCAGGGAAATTCTGTGAATCGGGAGATGTATTAATAGGGAATGCAAAGCTTCAGAACGCAGAAGTAGGAGATATAATAGCTGTTCCTACGACAGGGGCATACTGCTATTCTATGTCAAGCAATTATAACAGATTTGCAAAACCGGCTCTTGTATTTGTAAAAGACGGACAGGCAAAGCTTGCAGTAAAAAGAGAAACTTTAGATGATCTGGTAAGAAACGATATTATATTTGAATTATAA
- a CDS encoding NIF3 1 has protein sequence MYKFVFFIPEEYKENMKKSLFEAGAGKYENYDMCSFEVKGTGQFRPLTGSDPFLGKTGEMETVAEYRIEMLCSAEYIENVVEILLKEHPYEEPAYEIYKVYDKRIFQN, from the coding sequence ATGTATAAGTTTGTCTTTTTTATACCTGAGGAATATAAGGAAAATATGAAAAAATCTTTATTTGAAGCCGGGGCAGGAAAATATGAAAATTATGATATGTGTTCCTTTGAAGTAAAAGGTACCGGACAGTTCAGACCCCTTACAGGAAGTGACCCTTTTTTGGGGAAAACAGGAGAAATGGAGACAGTGGCAGAGTACAGGATAGAAATGCTTTGCTCGGCTGAATATATTGAGAATGTAGTGGAAATACTGCTGAAAGAGCATCCTTACGAGGAACCGGCATATGAAATATATAAGGTGTATGATAAGAGGATTTTTCAGAATTGA
- a CDS encoding PTS sugar transporter subunit IIC, with the protein MEKVLERFAEKMMPVANAIGSQRHMQAVRNGLISILPLTIVGSFFVILLNIPINGYAELIAPYKDALDIPFRFTVGIMSLYSAFTIGSFLGKSYKLDDVTSGFLAMLATILMIVPVNIKEGVTTAGTTVSGRYIPIAPLSSQGLFGAIVASLIAVEIYRFVKEKKIEIKMPDGVPPVVASSFAALFPTLIIIILFWIPRHFFGFDLNGIISFAISPLKVFLTGNNLIGGVLTQFFICLFWIFGIHGHAVLGPIIRPFWDQAIIQNMELFQAGISAYQLPNIFTEQFFQWYAQMGGTGGTLALVVLFMTSKSQYLKQLGKLSILPGIFNINEPMIFGAPIVMNPLLAVPFMLVPVVNTIIVYIFTALNIIPRMMVKPPFTVPAPLGALITTNWNWMACVLVFICFFVSLAIYYPFFKLFEKRTLDNENVQSVGE; encoded by the coding sequence ATGGAGAAAGTATTAGAAAGATTTGCGGAAAAAATGATGCCTGTGGCAAATGCAATAGGGAGCCAGAGGCACATGCAGGCAGTAAGAAACGGACTTATTTCTATATTGCCGCTTACAATTGTCGGTTCATTTTTTGTAATATTGCTGAATATTCCGATAAACGGATATGCAGAGTTAATAGCTCCTTATAAAGACGCACTGGATATTCCTTTTCGTTTTACAGTGGGAATAATGTCTTTATACAGTGCATTTACCATAGGATCTTTTCTTGGAAAAAGCTATAAGCTTGATGATGTAACAAGCGGTTTTCTGGCTATGCTGGCTACTATACTTATGATAGTACCTGTAAATATAAAAGAAGGTGTGACTACTGCAGGAACAACAGTTTCAGGGAGATACATTCCTATAGCTCCGCTCAGCTCACAGGGTCTTTTCGGTGCTATAGTGGCTTCACTTATAGCAGTGGAAATTTATCGTTTTGTAAAAGAAAAGAAGATAGAAATAAAGATGCCTGACGGAGTACCGCCTGTAGTGGCAAGTTCGTTCGCAGCTTTATTTCCAACGCTTATTATAATAATATTATTTTGGATACCTCGTCATTTTTTCGGATTTGATCTGAATGGTATCATATCATTTGCAATTTCTCCGTTAAAGGTATTTTTAACAGGGAATAATCTTATCGGCGGAGTTTTAACACAATTTTTCATATGCTTATTCTGGATTTTCGGTATACACGGTCATGCAGTTTTGGGTCCAATAATCAGACCATTCTGGGATCAGGCGATAATACAGAATATGGAATTATTCCAGGCAGGAATAAGTGCTTATCAGCTTCCGAACATATTTACAGAACAGTTTTTTCAATGGTATGCACAGATGGGAGGAACAGGAGGAACTCTGGCACTGGTAGTACTTTTTATGACATCAAAATCACAGTATCTGAAACAGCTTGGAAAGCTTTCTATACTTCCCGGAATTTTTAATATAAACGAGCCGATGATATTCGGAGCACCCATAGTAATGAATCCTCTTCTGGCAGTGCCGTTTATGCTGGTTCCTGTGGTTAACACTATTATTGTATATATTTTTACTGCTTTAAACATTATACCCAGAATGATGGTAAAACCTCCCTTTACAGTGCCGGCACCATTAGGAGCACTGATAACGACAAACTGGAACTGGATGGCATGCGTTCTTGTTTTTATATGCTTTTTTGTATCACTTGCCATATATTATCCCTTTTTCAAGCTGTTTGAAAAGAGAACTCTGGACAATGAAAATGTACAGTCTGTCGGAGAATAA
- a CDS encoding glycoside hydrolase family 1 protein → MEKKYLFPEKFWWGASTSATQTEGAEPGDGKGENIWDYSSRKFNSRFYDGITSERTSTFYKNYKTDIKLMKDIHLNSFRTSISWSRLIPEGTGKINEKAAKFYNNVIDGLIEEGIEPFMNLYHFDMPMALQEKGGFENREVVEAYAEYAKKCFELFGDRVKYWFTFNEPMIPAEAGYLHDRHYPYVVDFKRAAKVLHNIIIAHCKAVKIYRNMKPGGQIGIIMDVIPVYPRSENPEDVKAAEAADLFYTRSINEPVLLGEYPQELIEILREYNQVPETEEGDLDLIKETKIDLLGINYYKPRRVKAKEYEINKNGIFMPEWFFDSYEMPGRRMNRSRGIEIYPEGIYDIALMIKEKYNNIPWFVSENGIGIEGEEKFIKDGMVQDQYRIDFLKEHLQYLHKGIEEGSNCLGYQMWTFIDCWSWINAYKNRYGFYRLDYETQERTVKKSGLWFRDVIDNNGF, encoded by the coding sequence ATGGAAAAAAAATATTTGTTTCCTGAAAAATTCTGGTGGGGAGCATCAACAAGTGCGACACAGACAGAAGGGGCAGAGCCCGGTGACGGAAAAGGAGAAAATATCTGGGATTACTCGTCAAGGAAATTTAACAGCAGATTTTATGACGGCATTACAAGCGAGCGGACTTCTACTTTTTATAAGAATTATAAGACAGATATAAAGCTTATGAAAGACATACACCTAAACTCATTTCGAACATCTATATCATGGTCAAGACTAATACCAGAAGGAACAGGAAAAATTAATGAAAAAGCAGCGAAATTCTATAATAATGTCATAGACGGACTTATAGAAGAAGGAATAGAACCCTTTATGAATCTTTATCATTTTGATATGCCCATGGCACTGCAGGAAAAGGGCGGATTTGAGAACAGGGAAGTAGTGGAAGCCTATGCAGAATACGCAAAAAAATGTTTTGAACTTTTTGGTGACAGGGTAAAATACTGGTTTACTTTTAATGAGCCGATGATACCTGCAGAAGCGGGGTATCTTCATGACAGACACTATCCTTATGTGGTAGATTTTAAAAGAGCCGCCAAGGTACTTCATAATATAATAATTGCGCACTGCAAAGCTGTAAAAATTTACAGAAATATGAAGCCGGGCGGACAGATAGGAATCATAATGGACGTAATTCCGGTATATCCGAGAAGTGAAAATCCGGAAGATGTCAAAGCAGCAGAAGCAGCAGATCTTTTTTATACACGAAGTATTAATGAGCCTGTATTATTGGGGGAATATCCGCAGGAGCTGATAGAGATACTCAGAGAATATAATCAGGTTCCTGAAACAGAAGAAGGGGATCTTGATTTAATAAAAGAAACAAAGATAGATCTTCTTGGAATAAATTACTATAAGCCGAGAAGGGTAAAAGCAAAAGAATATGAAATAAATAAAAATGGTATTTTTATGCCCGAGTGGTTCTTTGATTCTTATGAAATGCCCGGCAGACGTATGAACAGATCAAGAGGAATAGAGATTTATCCTGAAGGAATCTATGACATAGCACTGATGATAAAGGAAAAATATAATAATATACCGTGGTTTGTTTCAGAAAACGGAATAGGTATAGAGGGTGAAGAAAAATTTATAAAAGACGGAATGGTACAGGATCAGTACAGAATTGATTTTCTCAAAGAACATTTGCAGTATCTTCATAAGGGAATAGAGGAAGGAAGTAACTGTCTCGGTTATCAGATGTGGACTTTCATAGACTGCTGGTCATGGATAAACGCATATAAAAACAGATACGGCTTTTACAGGCTGGATTATGAAACACAGGAGCGTACAGTAAAAAAGTCCGGTTTATGGTTTAGGGATGTAATAGATAACAATGGTTTTTAA
- a CDS encoding GntR family transcriptional regulator — protein sequence MKKYLAISKDIREKIFNKTYKQGMKLPYEYELCEEYKCNKQTMKKALEILVSEGLIIRRRGAGTFVKNTVNTEGTPELTYGHYIKGFTKHFTSLGEVETKVLQFNVIPSDRETADKLKIKKGDFVYCIERVRKVNGIPHVIELMYMPISVITNLRQEDVEGSIYTYIEDELGKKIQGSNQLIKAYPSNEHDQSNLGLEKNEPIVEVEKTAYLTTGVPFEYSRLRFHYKHFSFYAVVNKM from the coding sequence ATGAAAAAATATCTGGCTATTTCAAAAGATATTCGGGAAAAAATATTTAATAAAACATATAAACAGGGAATGAAGCTTCCTTACGAATATGAATTGTGTGAAGAATACAAGTGTAATAAGCAGACTATGAAGAAGGCCCTGGAAATACTTGTAAGTGAAGGGCTGATCATCAGAAGAAGAGGAGCAGGAACTTTTGTAAAAAATACAGTAAACACAGAGGGAACTCCGGAGTTAACTTATGGACACTATATAAAAGGATTTACCAAACATTTTACATCTTTGGGCGAAGTAGAGACAAAAGTCCTTCAGTTTAATGTTATTCCTTCTGACCGTGAAACTGCGGATAAACTGAAGATAAAAAAAGGAGATTTTGTATACTGTATAGAGCGTGTACGAAAGGTTAACGGAATTCCGCATGTAATAGAACTGATGTATATGCCTATATCTGTTATTACTAATCTTAGGCAGGAAGATGTGGAAGGTTCAATATATACATATATAGAAGATGAACTCGGAAAAAAAATACAGGGGAGCAACCAGCTGATAAAAGCTTACCCATCCAATGAGCATGATCAGAGTAATCTGGGGCTGGAGAAAAACGAGCCTATAGTAGAAGTAGAAAAAACAGCTTATCTGACAACCGGTGTTCCGTTTGAATATTCGAGATTAAGATTTCACTACAAGCATTTTAGCTTTTATGCAGTAGTTAATAAGATGTAG
- a CDS encoding MmcQ/YjbR family DNA-binding protein, whose translation MSKFKIYKKICLMLPESEETYPFGPENCVIKVNDKMFAILDEIEISLKCNPDLALDYREMYEGVKPGYHLNKKHWNTVVLESDVKRKAIVEMIIHSYKCVVGKMPKATREMLLTKLEDQMEFLK comes from the coding sequence GTGTCGAAATTTAAGATTTATAAAAAAATTTGTTTAATGCTGCCGGAAAGTGAGGAAACATATCCTTTCGGACCTGAAAATTGTGTTATAAAAGTAAATGATAAAATGTTTGCCATTTTAGATGAAATTGAGATATCTCTGAAATGTAATCCTGATCTGGCACTTGATTACCGTGAAATGTATGAGGGAGTGAAGCCGGGCTATCATTTAAATAAAAAACACTGGAATACTGTGGTTTTGGAATCAGATGTAAAAAGAAAGGCTATAGTGGAAATGATAATACATTCTTATAAATGTGTAGTGGGAAAAATGCCAAAAGCCACAAGAGAAATGCTTCTGACTAAGCTGGAAGACCAGATGGAATTTTTGAAATAA
- a CDS encoding flavodoxin family protein yields MSRIIIFYSRTGNTKTVAEEYAGENKTAIYGIKDLVNRRGFFGVVKSAFQAVLKTPTPIDEVSIDISSYSRVILCTPVWLGGIPSPVRTFIKKYGQLVNKVEYIVTHKNEKKDYRKTMKEMDKLMGKVHVREAHVLITGKQKN; encoded by the coding sequence ATGTCAAGAATAATTATTTTTTATTCCCGTACGGGAAATACAAAAACCGTAGCAGAAGAGTATGCGGGAGAAAATAAAACAGCTATTTATGGAATAAAGGATCTGGTAAACAGGAGAGGTTTTTTTGGGGTTGTTAAATCTGCATTTCAGGCTGTATTAAAAACACCAACACCTATAGATGAAGTATCAATAGATATTTCTTCTTACAGCAGGGTGATATTATGTACGCCTGTCTGGCTCGGGGGAATACCGTCACCGGTAAGAACATTTATAAAAAAGTACGGGCAGCTAGTAAATAAAGTAGAGTATATAGTTACACATAAGAATGAGAAGAAGGACTACAGAAAAACTATGAAAGAAATGGATAAGCTGATGGGGAAAGTTCATGTCAGAGAAGCTCATGTATTGATAACAGGAAAACAGAAAAATTAA
- a CDS encoding GNAT family N-acetyltransferase, whose product MELVEANGIEDFKFLYELETDPEIIYYYHPNFSEDGKMEFLSYDKAMKEYENQNAKKIYIVKYKGERIGTFSVIKDFEYLVKKEEGTAWISLAFIKKYHGNQIVKDSYFLFEEKLKDDGYRKIELGVFEFNIRARRFYEKIGYNQIACLKDFTYYNGKWWADYRYEKNI is encoded by the coding sequence ATGGAATTAGTGGAAGCAAACGGGATTGAAGATTTTAAGTTTCTTTATGAACTTGAAACTGATCCTGAAATTATTTATTATTATCATCCAAATTTCAGTGAAGACGGAAAAATGGAGTTTTTGAGTTATGACAAAGCAATGAAAGAATATGAAAATCAAAATGCAAAAAAAATATATATTGTAAAATATAAAGGTGAAAGAATAGGGACTTTTTCTGTAATCAAAGATTTTGAATATCTGGTTAAAAAAGAAGAAGGTACTGCATGGATATCCTTAGCCTTTATAAAAAAGTATCACGGTAATCAGATAGTAAAAGATTCTTATTTTTTATTTGAGGAAAAACTTAAAGATGACGGCTACAGGAAAATTGAGCTTGGAGTATTTGAATTTAACATAAGAGCCAGAAGATTTTATGAAAAAATCGGTTATAATCAGATAGCATGTCTGAAAGATTTCACATATTACAATGGAAAATGGTGGGCAGATTACAGATATGAAAAAAATATATAG
- a CDS encoding AAA family ATPase — translation MKKLIIINGTMEVGKSTVSDLLLKETENSIS, via the coding sequence ATGAAAAAATTAATAATCATAAATGGTACAATGGAAGTGGGGAAGAGTACAGTGAGTGATCTGCTTTTAAAAGAAACTGAAAACAGTATATCTTGA
- a CDS encoding GntR family transcriptional regulator: MRKEVDKNSDEKLYKQVENILLELINEEPYSKGFYLPNELELMKRLNVSRHTVRKAMDSLVLRGLIIREKGRGTKVNLDRKKVKTTLNSWHSFTDEMFSQGSELKHINKKIVMEDFPDEIKDIFGLDRNKEYNGPVLYRESGINDSIDIYFQSYFNPGINLDKDEDFINGSFTKLYDYLEKNYGIFTVVSDEEVTAMMPTEELKEILDINDKIPVLCRKRLVYDKFGQKIEYNIGYYRADRFVYNISLKREV, translated from the coding sequence ATGAGAAAAGAAGTTGATAAAAATTCTGATGAAAAGCTTTATAAACAAGTAGAGAATATATTGCTTGAGCTTATAAATGAGGAACCTTACAGTAAGGGTTTTTACCTGCCGAACGAACTTGAGCTGATGAAAAGGCTGAATGTAAGCAGACATACAGTAAGAAAGGCTATGGACAGCCTTGTTTTACGCGGACTTATTATACGTGAAAAAGGCAGAGGGACAAAGGTTAATCTTGACAGAAAGAAAGTAAAAACGACTTTGAACTCATGGCATAGTTTTACAGATGAAATGTTTTCCCAAGGGTCTGAATTAAAACATATAAATAAAAAGATAGTAATGGAAGATTTTCCTGATGAGATAAAGGACATTTTTGGTCTTGACAGGAATAAAGAATATAACGGTCCTGTACTATACAGGGAAAGCGGTATAAACGACAGCATAGATATATACTTTCAGAGTTATTTTAATCCTGGAATAAATCTGGATAAAGATGAGGATTTTATAAACGGTAGCTTTACAAAGCTTTATGATTATCTTGAAAAGAATTACGGGATTTTTACAGTAGTGTCTGATGAAGAAGTAACTGCAATGATGCCTACGGAGGAACTGAAGGAGATACTTGATATTAATGATAAAATTCCGGTATTATGCAGAAAAAGACTTGTTTATGACAAGTTCGGGCAGAAAATAGAATATAATATAGGGTATTACAGAGCTGACAGATTTGTGTATAATATAAGTCTGAAACGGGAAGTATAG
- a CDS encoding glucose-6-phosphate isomerase family protein, whose protein sequence is MIWPGFNIKIKENPLGFIYEPGVFGPEVENRDIDSIRKSLKNPDTDGPEIVYSIAMDVGNEADKADLIKRNLLYGAVIYSKGRLGEEPVRSQGHIHSISASCGMSTPEVYEIWQGKAVIYMQETAEDSPGRCFAVEASEGDVVIVPPFWAHYTVNADPEENMVFGAWCVRDYGFDYDKVREHKGLAFFPILDYNNKINWIKNELYKNQELEIKKPRLYNEFSIEKGIPIYEQYLKDREKFMFVADPVLKLKEWKNFIP, encoded by the coding sequence ATGATTTGGCCGGGATTTAATATAAAAATCAAAGAAAATCCGCTTGGATTTATTTATGAGCCGGGTGTTTTCGGACCGGAGGTAGAAAACAGAGATATTGATTCCATAAGAAAAAGTCTGAAAAACCCTGATACAGACGGTCCTGAAATAGTCTATTCCATAGCTATGGATGTAGGGAATGAAGCTGATAAAGCAGATCTTATAAAAAGAAATCTTTTATACGGCGCTGTAATATATTCCAAGGGAAGACTGGGGGAAGAACCGGTAAGAAGTCAGGGGCATATACACAGCATATCAGCATCGTGCGGGATGTCAACTCCGGAAGTTTATGAAATATGGCAGGGGAAGGCAGTTATCTATATGCAGGAAACCGCAGAGGACAGCCCGGGAAGGTGCTTTGCAGTGGAAGCATCAGAAGGAGATGTGGTGATAGTTCCGCCGTTTTGGGCTCACTATACAGTAAATGCAGATCCGGAAGAAAATATGGTATTTGGTGCATGGTGTGTAAGAGATTACGGATTTGACTATGATAAAGTCAGGGAGCATAAGGGACTTGCATTTTTTCCGATATTGGACTACAATAATAAAATAAACTGGATAAAAAATGAATTATATAAGAATCAGGAACTGGAAATAAAAAAACCTCGTCTTTACAATGAATTCAGCATAGAAAAAGGTATACCCATTTATGAGCAGTATTTGAAAGACAGGGAAAAATTCATGTTTGTAGCAGATCCGGTACTAAAACTAAAAGAATGGAAAAATTTCATTCCTTAA
- a CDS encoding PTS system mannose/fructose/sorbose family transporter subunit IID, producing MTEKKLSKKTLVKSWRDWMMFNLSSMSYERLESFGFCHSMLPVIEELYGGDEKEVKEALARQSTFYNTEPQLGAIVNGIVVGLEEKRANGEAIDEEVINGIKVGMMGPVAGIGDSMIPGMLIPILLSIGMGLAQGGNILGPVFYIVVYNLLIITGSYFLFMKGYKLGTDAVNLLIDERAEKMKEAFAILGVFVTGGIAASYMNVVTKLGYKNGSVDINVQSILDGIFPKLIPLLIVLFTYYLMTKKKLSAVKVMLVLLIIAIVGVLLGIF from the coding sequence ATGACAGAAAAAAAATTAAGTAAAAAAACGCTTGTAAAAAGCTGGAGAGACTGGATGATGTTTAATTTATCCTCGATGAGTTATGAAAGACTGGAATCTTTCGGGTTCTGCCATTCTATGCTTCCTGTTATAGAAGAGCTTTACGGCGGTGATGAAAAAGAAGTAAAGGAAGCACTGGCAAGACAATCAACGTTTTATAATACCGAGCCGCAGCTGGGGGCAATAGTCAACGGTATTGTGGTGGGACTTGAGGAAAAAAGAGCAAACGGAGAAGCAATAGACGAAGAGGTAATAAATGGTATAAAGGTCGGAATGATGGGACCTGTAGCCGGAATAGGGGATTCTATGATTCCGGGAATGCTGATTCCTATACTGCTGAGTATTGGAATGGGGCTGGCACAAGGGGGAAATATTCTGGGTCCGGTTTTCTACATAGTAGTATATAATCTGCTGATAATAACAGGCTCATATTTCTTATTTATGAAAGGGTATAAATTAGGAACCGATGCAGTGAACCTTTTAATAGATGAAAGAGCGGAAAAAATGAAAGAGGCATTTGCTATACTGGGAGTATTCGTAACAGGCGGTATAGCTGCAAGTTATATGAACGTAGTTACAAAACTTGGATATAAAAACGGCAGTGTGGATATAAACGTGCAAAGTATTCTGGATGGAATTTTTCCTAAGCTGATACCATTATTAATAGTTTTATTTACTTATTATCTGATGACAAAGAAAAAATTAAGCGCGGTAAAAGTAATGCTTGTATTGCTGATAATAGCAATAGTCGGAGTTTTATTAGGAATATTTTAA